The Streptomyces sp. NBC_00576 genome contains the following window.
CAGACCGGGCCGCCGACCGAGTACGCCGTGTTGAACATGACGCCGGACGCCTCTTTCGTCGAACCCCCGTCCGACAGCGGGCAGGAGGGGCGCGTGACCAGCGTGTCGCGCGGGATGCTCACGATCGTCGCCTTCGTGCGGCCCGCGTCCAGGTGGACGACCATCGCGGTGTCGGACCGCGCGCCCTCGCTGCTGCCGCCGCCGAGTGCCTGGTTCCGCTTGCCGCTGCGCGAGTCCGACCCCAGGACCAGGATGTTCAGCGCCTCGCTCGGCAACGGGGACGCCGAGGCGGACGCGCCCGCCGAGGGCAGCGGCTGCGTCTTCGCCGGGCGGTTGTCGCCGAGCGCGCTGTCGATGTCGACGCTCTTGATGTTGTGGTTCAGGTGCCAGTAGGCATAGCCCGCGCCCACGGCGGCGAGCACCAGGGTGCCTGCGAGCGTGAACCCGACGGCCTTCAACCAGCGTGACGACCGTCGGCCCACCTGCCGGCCTACCTGTCTTTCCGCGCCCCCGTCGTCGTCCGACGTCTGTTCCTCATCTCCCACCACACAGAGGAACGTACGTCCGAAATATTACGAGCGGGGGCGCATGCCCGGCATTCTTCGGAAAATCTCAGACTTCTCAGCCCAGGGTCACCGTCGGTACGGGATTGCTGCCGCTCCATGTCCCGTTGAATCCGAAGCTCACCGAACCGCCGCTCGGCACCGTCCCGTTGTACGAGGCGTTCACGCAAGTCACCGCCGCCCCCGACTGGGTGCAGGTGGCGTTCCAGGCCTGCGCGACCCGCTGCCCCGCGCCGTACGTCCAGCTCACCTTCCACGACGACAGCGACCGGCCCGCGGAACAGGCGATCGTCACCTGCCCGGTGAACCCGGAGTTCCACTGGCTCGGGACGCCGTACGTCGCCGTGCAGCCCTCCGTCGACGGGGTGCCGCCGAACGACTGGGCGATCGCGTAGTACGCCGGTTTCGGGGTGAAGCTCTCCGTGTACGGGGTCGCCGCGCCGT
Protein-coding sequences here:
- a CDS encoding LCP family protein, producing MVGDEEQTSDDDGGAERQVGRQVGRRSSRWLKAVGFTLAGTLVLAAVGAGYAYWHLNHNIKSVDIDSALGDNRPAKTQPLPSAGASASASPLPSEALNILVLGSDSRSGKRNQALGGGSSEGARSDTAMVVHLDAGRTKATIVSIPRDTLVTRPSCPLSDGGSTKEASGVMFNTAYSVGGPVCAVKTVESMTNVRMDHYLEIDFAGFADLVDALGGVTVTTDEDIHDDDSHLDLTAGEHHLDGTKALALARTRHGIGDGSDLGRIGLQQKLVRALLQQISSTNLLTSPAKLYKVADVATASLTTDTGLNSLSKLMSLGQSVQGLSADELTTVTMPVVTAASDANRVVAQQPEAAELWASLR